GCGCGCCGGCTATGACGGCGTTAATCGCGGCGACCGTCGGGACGCCACTGAACAGCCACGGAGCGACGACGATCCAGACGGCGAGCGGAATATTGCAGAACCGAACGGCGCGAGCTGGTTCGCCCGTCGCGATCACGGTAAAGGAGACGACCAACGAACCGACCAAGTGGCTGCTGTCGGCCATGAGCCCCGTCGTCCCGAAGAGGGTCGGCGAGAGCATGAGCCAGACGCCGAGCGCCATCGCACCGAGCAGCGTCCACGGGACCGAGACGCCCCAGAACGGTTCGCCGATCGGAGAGTCGCCGATCGGCCGCGTTTCGCGTTCGTCGACACCGGCCTCGTCCTCGGGAATCGTGCCGCCCATCCAGAAGGCGGTCCAGAGGCTGTCGCCTCGGCGCATCAGTCGGACGACGTACTGGCCCATCGCGACCACCTCGTCGACCGTCAGCGAGATCATCCACAGCATGCCGAAGGCCGAGAGGAGACAGAGGGTACACCACGTCCCGACCATGATCGGCTGCATGATGACCAGCAGCACCTGCACGAAGCCCAGCGGGATCACGACGACGCCGAAGAAGGCGACCATCCACGGCATCGTCCGCCAGCGCCGGCGATCGCCCATGAATCCCATCAGGGCCTCGACCGAGTAGGCCACTGCGCCGAGGCCGGCGTCGGAGACCGGGAACGCCTTCGATACTCGGGACGTGAGGACCCCCCTGGTTCCGGGATTGTACAGCGGATCCCAGACGCTCTCGATGTAGCCCAACTGAAAGGCGGCCATGTACCACGAGGCGAAGAAACCGAAGATTCCGAGCGCGATCAGCGGGGCGCGCTGTGCGCCCGTCGAGGGGTTGTACGACCAGCCAGGTGGGACGGTCGGGCCATCCATCTCCGAGCGCATCACGATGAGGACCGTGAACGTGATCACCATGACACCGACGAGCGTGTTGTTGGCGTACGCCGCGGCCGTCGGCGCCGCGAATGCGATCGGCGAGAACACCAGCCAGAGGCCGACGAAGCCGTTAGCGTAGTTGGCGTAGCCGCTCTCCCGGTAGATCGTCAGTCCCGCGAGCGCGATAAGCACGAGTCCGGTAGCGACGGTACTCCACGTCATCAGCGCGCTCTCGTAGCTCAGCGCCGGGACGCTCGCGAGGAGCCAGACGCCCAGCGAGATGACGGCGTACTGGACCCACACCTCCTTCGTCGGGTGAGCGAGCATCATGTCTCCCGGCCGCATCGAGCCACCGTCGTCTCCGTCGTGATCCTCACCCCCGGTTCCGCCGCGTTCCTCGCCGGTATCGGTATCCCGGTCGCGATCCCCGTCGTTTTCACCGCCACCGTCGACACTCGAGCGGCGCTCTCGAGCGTCGGTCGTCGTGGCGTCCGGTTCTCCGTTCGAATCGTCGTGTCTGTCGTCGGTCATTGATATGTTCGCCTCTCACTCGCGGTCGTTCGGCCGGCGGGCGATCGCCCCGGTCGAGCCGTCGTCCAGGAGCGACTCGTTGCGTTCGGGCGCTATCGACTCGCCACTCGAGTCGGCGGCGGCGAGGTAGAGCGCGCTGTTGAGCAGTCCGATGTGACTGTACGCCTGCGGGGTGTTCCCGCGCTGTTCACCGGAATCCGGATCGATCCCTTCCGCCAGCAATCCGAGCGGACTGGCGTGGTCGAGGATCGCCTCGAAACGCGCTCTCGCCTCGTCGATCCGTCCCGAGAGCGCCAGTGCACTCACGAGCCAGAACGAGCAGACGACGAAGGGACTCGCTTCGCCGGGGAGTCCGTCGTCACCCTCGTAGCGCCGGACGAGTCCGTCGTCAGTGGTCAGGCGCTCGATCGTCGCGTCGATCGTCCCCTGGACGCGAGCGTCGTCGGGCGGGAGGAATCCGACGATCGGGACGAGGAGATTCGACGCGTCGAGCACCTCCTCGTCGCCGAACGATCGCACGAAACTGTCCGCTTCCTCGCTGTATCCCCGCTCGAGGATCGCCCGGCGAACGTCGTCGCGGCACGTCCTCCAGCGCGCGATCGGCGCCGAAAGGTCGTCAGCCGTTTCGGCGAGTTCGATCCCCCGATCGAGGGCCGTCCAGCACATCACCTTCGAGTAGACGAACTGTTCGTAGTCCGATCGAACCTCCCAGATGCCGGCGTCGGGCTCGTCCCACCCCTCGCAGACGTAGTCGATGAGGTCCCGCATCACCGACCAATCGTCGTACGTCATCGGTTCGCCGTAGCGGATACTCTCGTAGATTGTGAGGATCAGTTCACCGTAGACGTCAAGCTGATGTTGGTTTTTGGCCGCGTTGCCGATACGAACGGGGGCCGATCCCTCGTACCCGCTCAAGTGATCGAGGACCGTTTCGTCGGAGACCGCTTCGCCGTGGAGGCCGTAAACCGGCGGCACCGATTCGGGATCGTGGCCGCGACAGTGGTCGAGACAGAGTTCGAAGTACGAGCGGGCTTCCTCGAGATGACCGAGTTCGGACAGCACCCGGACCGTGAAGGCCGCGTCGCGGATCCAGTTGAATCGATAGTCCCAGTTGCGGACGCCACCGAGGTCCTCGGGCAGCGACGTCGTCGGGGCCGCACACACCGCACCGCTCTCCCGGTGGAGGAGGAGTTTGAGGACGAGCGACGACCGGACCGCGAGGTCGTGCCACGGGCCGCCGACGGGGCAGTCGGTCCCGTCACAGTCGTGCGTCCACTCCCGCCAGTACTCGACGGTATCGGCGAGCGTCTTCTGATGGCACGACGGCTCGTGTGGGACCGCCTCGCCGTAGCTCAGCACCAGCCAGCGCGTCTCGCCGGCCTCGAGCGTCACCGTCGCGTCAGCGGCATGGCCGTCGGCCGACGGCTCGAGTGGAACGTCGCTGGACACGATCACTCGCTTGTCGTCGTCGCCCGCAACGACACCTTCGTTCGTCAGTTCGACATCGGGTACGTCCCGCGCGTAGTCGAATCGCGGTTCGAACGCGACCGCGAGTTCGAGCGAACCGTCCTCGCAGCCCAGTTTCCGATAGACGGTCGGTGATCGGTCGTCCGTCACGGATTCGGTCGCCTCGGCGACGGGCATGAAATCCGTCACCGTCGCGCTGCCGCCGGCGGTCCGAAACGTCGTCTCGAGGACGTTGGTTCGATCTCGATACTGCTGGACGGATTCGAACGACTGCGTCGGCCGCACGGCGAAGTGGCCGCCGCGGTCGGCATCGAGTATCGCGGCGAAGACGCTCGGCGACTCCACGTGCGGGAACGAACACCAGTCGATCGACCCGTCGCGACCGACTAACGCGACCGTGTTCCCGTCACCGATCGCACCGTACTCCTCGAGGGGTTTGTACTGCATGATTACTGTGAAGGTCGGATCGCCGCTACGATGCGCACGGACCGAGCGCCGATCGTCGATAACCCGTTCATCTCTCGTCACCGATCGTCTTTCCTATTGGGCAGTCGCTCGAAGGGCCGGCGCGCTGCCAGCGACGTACGCGTTGTAGCTCCCGAAACTCGCCACGAGCGTGCCCGAGACGACGTCGTTCCACAGCGCCAACTCCTCCAGACCGAGTACGAACGGCGCGACGACGAGCCAGAGTCCGAGGACCGCGACGAGACCTGCGCCAGTCGCGGTTATAGGTCGCCGGCTGGCTGCCCTGACGTAATTGTAGCCGGCGACGAGGACGACCGCAGTGCCGACGATGACGTCGTTCCAGCGACCGGCCGCTGACGTGCCGAGGACGAACGGTGCCGCGATCAACCAGCAGCCGAGCACGCCGTTGCCGCCGACCGTCAATTTCGTCGTTACGTCCATGATTCGGCGCTCGTGGTGGTCTGGATCGGGAGCGAGTTGCGCTCGGAGCCGCGAACCGAGTGAACGGCACTCTCAGGCCGACGCCATGTTTCGGCAGGTCTCCGCACAGTCGCGGAGGACGTCCGCACAGACCTGACAGTGCTCGGCGTCGTGTTGCTCGCACTCGTCGGCGCACTCCTCGCAGGCGTCGGCGGTGATCGCGGCGAGGTCCGAGCTGTAGCCGGAATTGCGGACCATGAACCGTGCATGCATGGTCGCCAGGTCGGCGACGTCCCGGCAGAGCCGCAGACACTCGGCCATCCCCTCGCCCTCGCCGGCGCATTCGTCGGCACACCACTCACAGGCTTGTGCGCATTCGAAGCAGCTGTCGATACACTCTTGCATCTCCTCGCTTTCGCTGACGTGGTCGATCTGGGTCAGTGCCATTGCGATCGACCGGTCGGCGGCGATCAGTTTTGTTATCCACACCCCACGATGAACCGACCGAATGGTGAGGGGCGAAACACGCAGCGGAGAGCTCGGTACGGCCAATCGGTGAGGCCGGCTTCACGAATCATTACCATCCCATCGGGCAGAGAAACGGTTTCGTCAGCGGGTAGCCGAGGTCCTCCTCCTTTCACCTCGTAAATGACCTCGGGTCGTTTCTCCTCCTCGAACCAGTGAAATACCATGCCACAGTTTAACGAAGACTGGAACTGTCGGTCGCGCTGTGGAACACTCTATCATCCACCTCCTCGAGGTCCCCTTCGCGATCATTGCCAGCACCGGAGCAGGGGTGTTCGCGCTCTTGTCTTGGGGTCTCTTCCGGAACTCCCCCTTCGGGACGGCGATCGCTCTCCTTTCTCTCGTGATGGTCGCGTTGACGGTGTATCACACGATGCTTCTCATCACCGGACCAGATCTGTTGATCCTCCACGTCCTCCGTAGCGCGGCGAACACGATCGTCGCGATATTCCTCGGCCTGCTAATACTCCGCCACCACCAACTTCGACAGAATCGGCCAGTCGGTGAGATATCGTGGAAGGACTGACCCCCTTCGTCGAGTACAATCTACTGATCGGAGTCGTGGTCGCCCTCGAACTCCTCTACTTCCTCTCCCTCGAGGCCTCGGTGACGGCGTACCGTCAATTCGTACTCGTTACTGTCGGCGGGTTAGTTCTCGCTGTGATCGGCGGACCAACCGCTGAACTGTTCGCACCGTCGCTCGTTCACTGGCTCCACGGGGCCGCTGCCCTCTTGGTCGTCTTCGGCCTCTACGATCCCGTAGCAAACGACATACGGACGGCTGAGTGGGCACAGGTGTTGCTGAGCGAACCGGCCCGGATTCGCCAGCCAGCCGACTGGATGACGCCGATGGACGACGATATCTTGAGTACGTTTCACAGCGCCGATCTGATACTGACTCCGTCGATCGTCGCCTGCAACACCGGATTCAGTCGGAAGGAAGTGAACCGCCGGCTGATCGAACTGGACGAACACGGGCTCGTCGAGAAGGTCGAACGGGGGAAGTATCGAATGACCCAACGCGGCGAGCGATACCTTCGAGGACAGCTCCGTACAGTTCCGACGACGAACGATGATACCGACGTCCGAAATTAGCGAATGCAGCACAGCTAGACGGCCAGTCGTGCCGAATCAGGACGGTGTGAGGTGATGAGTAACGAAACGTGGACTGAGAAGTGATCAAACTGTTCTCGTGACTAAGAGTCGATTATCGGATTCCCGTTTCTCGGATAAGTCATATCGATGAGTCGGAGCGTAATCTATGCTATGTACCGTCAGGTACACCGCTGCTTTCGGTCGCTCACGCGCTCTCTCTGTTACGAATCTATGTGGGTAACGAAGTCGGACGTCAGCTGTTGCTGGGTCCGGAGTCCGGTCTGGAACCGCTGGACGATCTCTGACTGGTGTTCCGGACACGCTATCGGGACGATGGCTCCGTCCCGAACCCGTATCAGGGGATAGGAGGTGTTGTACGGCGCGAGGCGGCAGCTGGGACACGAGAGACCGCCGGCCGGTCGATGATGGACGATCTCGGCCGTATCGTCGGTACTCAACTCACAGATCGAGGAAAACTGCTCGAGATGGTCGTCGCAGCCGAGAAGGGGGATCGTGAGTCTCTCGAGGAGGAGAAAGGACACCGTCTGCTGGCCGCCGGATCGGACGGCAGACCGCCACACATCACACTGGATAGTCGACAGCGGCTGCTGGACATCTGGTGATGACATCGTGTTTATACGTGATCGATCCCGCCGACTTCCACGGTGCTGCCACGATGGAAGCGACTGTCCCGGCGACCTACGACGCGCTTCGGGAGCAACAGGAAGATACCACGGATCAGATACTCTCGGACGCCGAAGACCGAGCCGAGAGGGTGAACGGAATCGTCGATACGGAACGGATGGTCGGATCGCCCGCCCGCTCTATCGTCGAATTCGCGGATGGGCACGACATCGATCACATCGTCATCGGAACGCACGGGCGGACCGGGACGAGTCGCGTTCTGTTGGGAAGCGTCGCCGAAGCGGTTACGCGTCGCGCTCCGGTACCGGTCACGGTCGTTCGCTGACCCGCGGCGAAGATACTGATGACTGACTCGTTCGCAACGGGCTGGACCGGTCGAGCTACTCGCCAGCTTCTTCTGACGGGTACTCTCCCAGATCGATCGATTGATAGACCTCGGACCGCAGTTCGGACGCTCTGTCCTCGGTGAGCAGGTCCCCGTCCTCGAGCGCGTCGATCAGTTCGGCGATCGTATCGCAGAGGATCTCGGGATTATCGAGGCCGGTCGTCTCATCGTTGGCCATACACGATTGTGATCACCGAGGGTATTCAGCGAGCGGTATGCAAACGCGTGGTCGACGCAGTAGCGTAACGGCGGCCGAAGGGTCGATCAGCCCATCCGCTCGAGTGCCGCCTTTCGTTCCTCGATCGGCACTCGATCGTACCGCAGCGTAGATTTGATCGATCGATAGCGCAACTGCGCTGCGGCTGCCTTCACCGTCAATTCCTTCGCCATGTACGTCCCGACGCTGTGGCGCATCGAGTACCACGTCAAGTCGCGGTCCTCCACCGCGATTCCGGCCTCTGCACAGATCTCTCGAAACATTCGGTTCAGTGATCCGGTCGAATACGGATTTTCGAATCTGGTGAGCCAGAGTTGTTCGGTGTCCTCGTATTTCTCCCGGCAGCTCCGTTCTTCGAGCCACCGCTCGACTGCCATCACCGTTCGCTCCGACAAGCTACACCGCCAGTGTTCCGTGTTCTTCGCCGAATCCTCCTTCGGAATCCGTACCACGCTGTTCGACGCGTCTATCCACGACGTCGTCGCTCACCGCACTTCGATCGGACGCAGCCCGACGTCCAGTGTCGTCCACAGTAGCGACGGTATCTTCCAGCTGTTCGCGGCTTCCCAGTCGTCTACTGTTACGTCGTCCTTCGACTTGCCCAATCGCTGTGCGAGGTACCGCCGCCAGCGCTCGCGCTCGTCCGGCGTGACGGCGTCGTAGTCGGGAATACCTCTATATTCGAGCGCGGCCTCTCGGACGCGCTCCCGTTCGTCACGCGTGAGGAAATCGCGCGGGTTGTGTAGCGATCGCGATGCAAACGATAGGTTCGGCTCCCATTCGACTGCGCTGCCGAACTCGTGTCGTTTCCACTTGAACAACGTCTGTGCCGCTTTCTGACAGCAGTGTCTGTAGCTTTGGGAGTAATCCGTCTCCGCTAGTTCCTGTATCCATGCATTCGCGTGCGTAGGGGTGATGTTCTCCGTGTATCGGTTCTCTGCCTGCCACGTTTTTCGGTAAAGCGTGTCGAGCCGGTATGCTCGTTGACGAGTCGTCGAGTGGGCGTAGCCGATCGATCGCTTCGGATCTTTTCCCTCGGAGAGCATCCAGTCGACGAGCTTGCTCCGGTGGTCTCGGTAGGAGACGCGCTGTCGAGGGTTGAGGTATTTCGCTGACGGTTCGGGTACGAGGACGATGTTTTCGGTTTCTTCACTCATAGATCGATGGACCGTGTCCTGTCTACGTGAGGAAACCCGGAAGCAACGAACTACGTCTCGATCAGTTTCGCGTGAACCCTGTTCGTGGGTCGCTGGCTTACTGCACTAAGATAATCTTCGCTCGAACCGGCGTACCGACGCGGAGAACGAGGATGCGCGGACCGGGATTTGAACCCGGGCCATGAGCTTGGAAGGCTCAGGTCCTACCACTAGACCATCCGCGCGCAGTCCTCTGTTTTCGCCCGGGATTTATGACTCTTCCTTTTTCCTCGCGTCGGCGTGAGTGAGTCTGACACGAATCGAGCCTTCTGACTTCATCTAATTCCGCGTGAAAAAATAGCCGCCGTCGGTACTCGATTAGTTCGAGCCGTTCGACTCGAGCCGAATCGCCGCGCGACGTTCCACTTCGGCCTCGTCAGTTTCGTCGTCGAGTCCGGTCTTGACGAGGAGTTCACCGCTGCCGGACTCGAGTCCGGAGAGCGTGACGGTGAACGAGCCGTCGCCGACATCCGTCGTGTTGCGGACAGTCTCGCTCCCGTCCTCGGGTTCGAACGAGACCTCGACGGTCTCCTGATTCGTCGATCCCTCGATGGTCAACTCGCCGTCCGTGACCGTGACGTTCTCGTCTTCCCCGAGTTCGTCGAACCGTTTGTCGCCGACCGTAACGTCCTCGAGGGTCGGTTCGGGCTCGAGTTCGACCGTCACCGACTCGTCGATTGCCGACTCGAACTCGCCGTCGTCCGACCCCGCTTTGACGTGGAGTTCGCCGCTGCCGGGTTCGAGATCGGACAGCGTGACGGTGAACGAGCCGTCTTCGACGTCGATCGGGTCGGGAGTGTGGTCGTCCCCAGTCTCGGACTCGAACGAGACCTTAACGGCCTCCTGATTCGTCGTCCCCTCAATCGTCAACTCGCCGCCCGACAACGTCACCGTCGCGTTTTCAGCCGCTTGGAGCTCGTCGAACGACTCGTCGCCGACCGAATCGGTCTCGAGAGTCGGTTCGGGCTCGAGTTCGACCGTCACCGACTCGTTGATTTCCGATTCGAACTCGCCGTCGTCCGAGCCCGCTTCGACGCGGAGGTCACCGCTGCCGGGCTCGAGTCCGGACAGCGTGCCGGCGAACGAGCCGTTCTCGACGGCAATCGAGCCGTTGGTTTGGTTACCGCCGTCCACGGGCTCGAACGAGACCTCGACGGTCTCTTGATTCGTCGACCCTTCGATAGCCAGTTCGTCGCCCGACAGCGTCACCGCTGCATTTTCAGCCGCTTCGAGGTCGTCGAACGACTCGTCGCCGATCGACTCGAGCTCGAGAGTCGGAGCGTCCGTCTCGCTCTCGACGTTGAGCCGTACCGACTTGCTGGTTTTCGACTCGAACTCGCCGTCGTCCGTTCCGACTTTGACGAGCAGTTCGCCGCTGCCGGGCTCGACCTCGGTCAGCGTTGCGTCGAACGAGCCGTCGTCTCCGATGTCGGGCTCGCTGGTCGCATTCCCGCTGCCGTCGTCGGGAATAAATATAATCTGTACCGCGTCCCGATTCGTCTCGCCGGCGACGCGCAATTCGCCCTCGGAGAGCGTGACGTTCTGTTGCTCGTCGAAGTTCGCTATCTCGTCTCCCGCCACGGTAACGCTCTCGAGAGTGGCCTCCGATTCGTCGTCACCGAAGACGAGCGTGTCCGCGACCGGTCCGACTCCCAACAGACCTGACGCCACGACCGAAACGAGCGCGATCAGAATTACGAGAACGACCGCGCCCCCGGCGAGCTTCTGGGGACGGCTCAGGTTCGGTAGCGCGTCGAACCGACCGCCGGTACTGGACGGCGGCGGAGGCGTCTCGAAGATCGATATCTGCCGTTTGAGCCGGTTTCGGATCTGTTCGTCGCTCTTGCTGGTCTTCGTCCGGAGGTCGTCGACCTCCTGTTTGATCGTCGCGACCTTCTCGTTGATCAACTGGCCCTCCATGCTCCGGCGCTGCTCGTCCATCAGGCGGCCCGTCTCACCCAGCGGCTCGAGGCCTCGATGGGTTCCGACTTCGACCGCCAGATCGCAGCTCTCGATGGCGTCGATCGATGTGTTGTCCGCGATCGCGACCCGGTTTGCCGGTCCCTGAAGGTACTTCGAGCAGAGGGCCAGTGCACCGCTCGCGGACGACACGCCGAACCGCAGCCGTTTCCCCGACTGCAGCAGGTTCGAGACGACGGAGTGGTCGAACTCCGAGCCGGGAACGGAGTCGTTCCGACCGCCGAGCGACTCGTACACCCGGACGTCGTCGGACGACGTCTCGATCGACATTCCGTACTCGGTCTCGACCCGCTGGCGGAGCTCCGACCGGAAGTTCTCGAACAGGTTGCGCGTGTTTCGCGTGGTGTACACGGCGTAGAACTGTTCGGCGCGACCGACGTTCGATTCTCGAGCGCGGAAGAAGACGACCAGTTCCGTCCGGGAGCCGGCGTCGAGGTACAGCTTGACGCCGCCGAAGAAGAACTCCTCGATCCGGTCGTTCGAACGCCCTCTCCCGCCGTCTCCGTAGGGGTTTCCGTGTGAATCGTATATCGTTAGTTCTGACATGTGTTTCACCGTCCGAGTTCGTTGAGCAGGCGGTCGAATCCGATCGTCATGACCGAGCCGGTCTCGTCGCGCATCGGAACGCGATCGCCGTTCTCGTTCTCCGTCGTCTGATAGTAGACGGGGTGAATCTCGGCGCCGGCGGTCTGCCGAATGAGGCTGTCGATCTGTTCGCTCTGGCGGAGCCGCTGATTGACGAAGTCCTTGAACTCGTCGAACGCGAGGTGGGGTTCGATCCCCTGTTCCTTCTGGAAGTCCTCGATGAAGACGTCGGCCTTCGTCGCCACGACGAAGATGCCCTTATCGTCGGCCGCCTGGAGAATGCTGAAGTACTCCGAGATGTCGAGCGACTCGCCGTTGGCGTACCGTTCGAGGTCGACCAGCAGGATCAGCGTGTCCGCGTCTTCGACGCCGTCCGAGAGCCGTAACAGCGTGTTGTCGGCGTCGTCTTCAGTGACGGCGCCGGACAGCGCGTCGGGGAGTCGGCTCAGGTACTCGCCCGCGTAGTCGATGCTCGAGACCTTCACGTTCTTCGGGAACGTCGAACCGTGAACGTACTGGAACGCGAGGTCCTTGATCTCGCCGCGACCCGTCGCCTCGATGAGCCAGCCCTCGGATCGCTGGTCGAGGTTTTCGACCATCTTCATGAGTTCCTGGCTCGGCTGCAGCGGCGTCTGCTTGGTCGCTTCGTCGTTCCGGCCGCGGTTCAGGGCCTCGAGGTACGCGCCGATGAGGAAGAGGCTCTTCCCGGAGCCGCGCGGACCGAGAACGAAGAAGTCCTCCTCGGAGTCGTACTGGATGAACCGTCTGACCGTGAGGATGAAGATCCCGCTCAGCACCGCGTTCCGGGCGAGCCCGTCGGTCTCGACCGAG
This portion of the Haloterrigena gelatinilytica genome encodes:
- a CDS encoding vitamin K epoxide reductase family protein; amino-acid sequence: MTDDRHDDSNGEPDATTTDARERRSSVDGGGENDGDRDRDTDTGEERGGTGGEDHDGDDGGSMRPGDMMLAHPTKEVWVQYAVISLGVWLLASVPALSYESALMTWSTVATGLVLIALAGLTIYRESGYANYANGFVGLWLVFSPIAFAAPTAAAYANNTLVGVMVITFTVLIVMRSEMDGPTVPPGWSYNPSTGAQRAPLIALGIFGFFASWYMAAFQLGYIESVWDPLYNPGTRGVLTSRVSKAFPVSDAGLGAVAYSVEALMGFMGDRRRWRTMPWMVAFFGVVVIPLGFVQVLLVIMQPIMVGTWCTLCLLSAFGMLWMISLTVDEVVAMGQYVVRLMRRGDSLWTAFWMGGTIPEDEAGVDERETRPIGDSPIGEPFWGVSVPWTLLGAMALGVWLMLSPTLFGTTGLMADSSHLVGSLVVSFTVIATGEPARAVRFCNIPLAVWIVVAPWLFSGVPTVAAINAVIAGALILILSVPRGPITDRYGGWERYASSETVDRLNPLSS
- a CDS encoding glycoside hydrolase family 15 protein, with product MQYKPLEEYGAIGDGNTVALVGRDGSIDWCSFPHVESPSVFAAILDADRGGHFAVRPTQSFESVQQYRDRTNVLETTFRTAGGSATVTDFMPVAEATESVTDDRSPTVYRKLGCEDGSLELAVAFEPRFDYARDVPDVELTNEGVVAGDDDKRVIVSSDVPLEPSADGHAADATVTLEAGETRWLVLSYGEAVPHEPSCHQKTLADTVEYWREWTHDCDGTDCPVGGPWHDLAVRSSLVLKLLLHRESGAVCAAPTTSLPEDLGGVRNWDYRFNWIRDAAFTVRVLSELGHLEEARSYFELCLDHCRGHDPESVPPVYGLHGEAVSDETVLDHLSGYEGSAPVRIGNAAKNQHQLDVYGELILTIYESIRYGEPMTYDDWSVMRDLIDYVCEGWDEPDAGIWEVRSDYEQFVYSKVMCWTALDRGIELAETADDLSAPIARWRTCRDDVRRAILERGYSEEADSFVRSFGDEEVLDASNLLVPIVGFLPPDDARVQGTIDATIERLTTDDGLVRRYEGDDGLPGEASPFVVCSFWLVSALALSGRIDEARARFEAILDHASPLGLLAEGIDPDSGEQRGNTPQAYSHIGLLNSALYLAAADSSGESIAPERNESLLDDGSTGAIARRPNDRE
- a CDS encoding SPW repeat domain-containing protein, whose amino-acid sequence is MDVTTKLTVGGNGVLGCWLIAAPFVLGTSAAGRWNDVIVGTAVVLVAGYNYVRAASRRPITATGAGLVAVLGLWLVVAPFVLGLEELALWNDVVSGTLVASFGSYNAYVAGSAPALRATAQ
- a CDS encoding four-helix bundle copper-binding protein — protein: MALTQIDHVSESEEMQECIDSCFECAQACEWCADECAGEGEGMAECLRLCRDVADLATMHARFMVRNSGYSSDLAAITADACEECADECEQHDAEHCQVCADVLRDCAETCRNMASA
- a CDS encoding ArsR family transcriptional regulator, whose translation is MEGLTPFVEYNLLIGVVVALELLYFLSLEASVTAYRQFVLVTVGGLVLAVIGGPTAELFAPSLVHWLHGAAALLVVFGLYDPVANDIRTAEWAQVLLSEPARIRQPADWMTPMDDDILSTFHSADLILTPSIVACNTGFSRKEVNRRLIELDEHGLVEKVERGKYRMTQRGERYLRGQLRTVPTTNDDTDVRN
- a CDS encoding universal stress protein → MTSCLYVIDPADFHGAATMEATVPATYDALREQQEDTTDQILSDAEDRAERVNGIVDTERMVGSPARSIVEFADGHDIDHIVIGTHGRTGTSRVLLGSVAEAVTRRAPVPVTVVR
- a CDS encoding site-specific integrase; the protein is MDASNSVVRIPKEDSAKNTEHWRCSLSERTVMAVERWLEERSCREKYEDTEQLWLTRFENPYSTGSLNRMFREICAEAGIAVEDRDLTWYSMRHSVGTYMAKELTVKAAAAQLRYRSIKSTLRYDRVPIEERKAALERMG
- a CDS encoding site-specific recombinase xerd encodes the protein MSEETENIVLVPEPSAKYLNPRQRVSYRDHRSKLVDWMLSEGKDPKRSIGYAHSTTRQRAYRLDTLYRKTWQAENRYTENITPTHANAWIQELAETDYSQSYRHCCQKAAQTLFKWKRHEFGSAVEWEPNLSFASRSLHNPRDFLTRDERERVREAALEYRGIPDYDAVTPDERERWRRYLAQRLGKSKDDVTVDDWEAANSWKIPSLLWTTLDVGLRPIEVR
- a CDS encoding COG1361 family protein, which produces MSELTIYDSHGNPYGDGGRGRSNDRIEEFFFGGVKLYLDAGSRTELVVFFRARESNVGRAEQFYAVYTTRNTRNLFENFRSELRQRVETEYGMSIETSSDDVRVYESLGGRNDSVPGSEFDHSVVSNLLQSGKRLRFGVSSASGALALCSKYLQGPANRVAIADNTSIDAIESCDLAVEVGTHRGLEPLGETGRLMDEQRRSMEGQLINEKVATIKQEVDDLRTKTSKSDEQIRNRLKRQISIFETPPPPSSTGGRFDALPNLSRPQKLAGGAVVLVILIALVSVVASGLLGVGPVADTLVFGDDESEATLESVTVAGDEIANFDEQQNVTLSEGELRVAGETNRDAVQIIFIPDDGSGNATSEPDIGDDGSFDATLTEVEPGSGELLVKVGTDDGEFESKTSKSVRLNVESETDAPTLELESIGDESFDDLEAAENAAVTLSGDELAIEGSTNQETVEVSFEPVDGGNQTNGSIAVENGSFAGTLSGLEPGSGDLRVEAGSDDGEFESEINESVTVELEPEPTLETDSVGDESFDELQAAENATVTLSGGELTIEGTTNQEAVKVSFESETGDDHTPDPIDVEDGSFTVTLSDLEPGSGELHVKAGSDDGEFESAIDESVTVELEPEPTLEDVTVGDKRFDELGEDENVTVTDGELTIEGSTNQETVEVSFEPEDGSETVRNTTDVGDGSFTVTLSGLESGSGELLVKTGLDDETDEAEVERRAAIRLESNGSN